One part of the Quercus lobata isolate SW786 chromosome 7, ValleyOak3.0 Primary Assembly, whole genome shotgun sequence genome encodes these proteins:
- the LOC115953041 gene encoding putative pentatricopeptide repeat-containing protein At5g52630 translates to MLHPLPKATRLIPLQLQQLTLPLLNPQAQTQTQTQTTTITLPNNPPLNQHSRSSSFEQKYRQICNLLLSLTHSKSLQKGLQLHAHIIKSGLQTIPLISNHLINFYSKSQLPLFSRQIFDEAPRKSSTNWSSVISSFAQNELPLLALHFFRQMLQSGALPDDHIFPSATKSCAILSMCDVGRSIHCLAVKTGYEFDVFVGSSTVDMYAKCGKIKSARKLFDEMPEKNVVCWSGMIYGYAQLGEDEEALKLFKQALFDDLDVNDFTFSSVIRVCGNSTLLELGKQIHGLCFKTSFDSSSFVGSSLVSLYSKCGVIEGAYRVFNDIPVRNLGMWNAMLIACAQHAHTDRAFELFKEMKGAGMKPNFITFLCVLYACSHTGLVEKGRYYFERMKEYGIEPGDQHYASVVDLLGRAGKLQDAISIIKEMPMEPTESVWGALLTGCRIHGDTELAAFAADKVYELGPVSPGIHVLLSNAYAAAGRWDEAAKARKMLRDRGMKKETGLSWVEEGNRVHTFASGDRCHAKTKEIYQKLEELGEEMERAGYVADTSFVLREVDGEEKNQTIRYHSERLAIAFGLITFPPERPIRVMKNLRVCGDCHTAIKFMSKCSRRVIIVRDNKRFHRFEGGKCSCGDYW, encoded by the coding sequence ATGCTTCATCCACTTCCCAAAGCCACAAGGCTAATACCCCTTCAACTCCAACAACTCACACTCCCTCTCTTAAACCCAcaagcacaaacacaaacacaaacacaaacaacaacTATCACTCTCCCAAATAACCCTCCTCTAAACCAACACAGCCGCAGCAGCAGCTTTGAACAAAAGTACAGGCAAATCTGCAACCTCCTCCTCTCCTTAACACACTCCAAGTCCCTCCAAAAGGGTCTCCAACTCCATGCCCACATCATCAAATCAGGCCTTCAAACCATCCCTCTCATTTCCAATCACCTCATCAACTTCTATTCCAAGTCCCAACTACCCCTTTTTTCCCGCCAAATTTTCGACGAAGCCCCTCGTAAGTCCTCCACCAATTGGAGCTCTGTTATCTCCTCTTTTGCCCAGAATGAGCTTCCTTTACTTGCCCTCCACTTCTTTCGTCAAATGCTCCAATCCGGGGCTCTTCCCGACGACCATATATTCCCTAGTGCCACTAAGTCTTGTGCCATTTTGTCTATGTGTGATGTTGGGCGGTCTATACATTGCCTTGCTGTGAAGACTGGGTATGAATTTGATGTCTTTGTGGGGAGTTCTACGGTGGATATGTATGCCAAATGTGGCAAGATTAAGTCTGCACGGAAactgtttgatgaaatgcctgAGAAGAATGTGGTTTGTTGGAGTGGGATGATATATGGGTATGCTCAATTGGGTGAAGATGAGGAGGCTCTGAAGTTATTTAAGCAAGCCTTGTTTGATGATTTGGATGTTAATGATTTTACATTTTCAAGTGTTATACGTGTTTGTGGCAATTCAACTTTACTAGAATTGGGGAAGCAAATTCACGGGTTGTGCTTCAAGACGAGCTTTGATTCGTCAAGCTTCGTGGGTAGTTCTTTGGTTTCGCTGTACTCAAAGTGTGGAGTCATCGAGGGAGCTTATCGGGTTTTTAATGATATACCAGTCAGGAATCTTGGTATGTGGAATGCAATGCTGATAGCTTGTGCCCAGCATGCGCACACAGATAGAGCTTTTGAGCTGTTTAAAGAGATGAAAGGTGCAGGAATGAAGCCAAAtttcattacttttttatgtGTCCTATATGCTTGTAGCCACACAGGTTTAGTTGAAAAGGGGCGATATTACTTCGAGCGAATGAAAGAGTATGGGATTGAGCCAGGTGATCAACATTATGCTTCCGTGGTGGACTTGCTTGGGCGTGCTGGTAAATTGCAGGATGCGATTTCAATCATTAAGGAAATGCCTATGGAACCAACAGAATCAGTGTGGGGAGCTTTATTGACTGGGTGTAGAATTCATGGGGATACTGAATTGGCTGCCTTTGCTGCTGATAAAGTCTATGAGTTGGGTCCTGTGAGCCCAGGCATTCATGTGTTACTGTCTAATGCTTACGCCGCTGCTGGAAGATGGGATGAAGCAGCAAAAGCTCGGAAGATGCTAAGGGACCGGGGGATGAAGAAGGAAACAGGTTTGAGCTGGGTTGAGGAGGGAAATAGAGTCCACACATTTGCTTCTGGGGATAGATGTCAcgcaaaaacaaaagaaatctATCAGAAGTTGGAAGAACTAGGGGAGGAAATGGAGAGAGCTGGTTATGTTGCAGACACAAGTTTTGTACTTAGAGAAGTTGATGGTGAAGAGAAAAATCAGACAATTAGATATCACAGTGAAAGACTAGCCATTGCATTTGGGCTCATTACCTTTCCACCTGAGAGACCAATCAGGGTTATGAAAAACTTGCGTGTTTGTGGTGATTGTCACACTGCAATCAAGTTTATGTCGAAGTGCTCTAGAAGGGTAATCATTGTGAGGGATAATAAGCGGTTCCATCGATTTGAGGGTGGGAAATGCTCGTGTGGAGACTATTGGTGA